A part of Salmo salar chromosome ssa18, Ssal_v3.1, whole genome shotgun sequence genomic DNA contains:
- the LOC106577963 gene encoding E3 ubiquitin-protein ligase TRIM7 isoform X1, whose protein sequence is MAYFAGNNGNLAEEQVHCSICLDVFTNPVSIPCGHNFCRCCILDYWKTTALFQCPMCKKTFFKRPDISINTVLREIAEQFKDIRVSNAVRLQQQELKEEHELQKKMEEQRKEQEEKKMEPETKKKEQQDLVQKQQKLLQELRLNQKMQKLQLQLTTSQEPEKVMDSKPEEKPKAPPALAPPSPPHTPWGEVSCDVCMGDRMKAVKSCLVCLTSYCEEHMKNHNTRFTKHKLIEPVANLEDRMCPKHERLLELFCKKDQMCVCVLCTETDHRAHYTVPVEREWSDKKAQVKKTEIDVQQMIQDRLKKVEEIKQSVELNKSSAQREIEDSKQMFQELIRSIQRTQTELVLAIEEKQSETERWSQGLLGDLEQEITELQRRNKDLEHLSCTEDHIHFLQSFPALCRPPATKDWSGTRVHSEVCVGLIRRAVSELEETLAKEIEKLVDTELKRIPKYSVDLTLDPDTANPWLQLSEDGRQVRHLGAWQDLPDVPERFDTVVIVLGCEGFSTGRHYWEVQVGDKDDWYLGVAKASVNRKGRIAISSSQGYWALAMKKGQEYRASTTPPLTLTLDPKPKRVGVYVDCEEGQVSFYNVRERSHIYTFMEDSFKEKLFPFFYLYCCDKQSDTIVICPANEKTEIKQC, encoded by the exons ATGGCTTACTTTGCAGGAAATAATGGAAATCTGGCGGAGGAGCAGGTCCATTGTTCCATCTGTCTGGACGTGTTCACCAACCCTGTCTCCATCCCCTGTGGACATAACTTCTGCCGCTGCTGCATCCTAGACTACTGGAAGACCACCGCCCTGTTCCAATGCCCCATGTGCAAGAAGACCTTCTTCAAGAGGCCCGACATTAGCATCAACACCGTCCTGAGAGAGATTGCAGAGCAAttcaaggacatcagggttagcAATGCagtgcgtctccaacagcaggagctGAAAGAGGAACATGAGCTACAAAAGAAGATGGAGGAACAGAGAaaggagcaggaggagaaaaAGATGGAGCCGGAAACTAAGAAGAAAGAACAGCAGGATCTGGTTCAAAAGCAGCAGAAACTTCTTCAGGAGCTCAGGCTGAATCAAAAGATGCAGAAGCTACAACTGCAGCTAACGACCAGCCAGGAACCAGAGAAAGTAATGGATTCAAAACCAGAGGAAAAGCCAAAGGCACCACCAGCCCTTGCTCCGCCCTCTCCACCCCACACTCCCTGGGGCGAGGTTTCTTGTGATGTCTGCATGGGTGATCGCATGAAGGCGGTCAAGTCCTGCTTG GTGTGTCTGACGTCATACTGCGAGGAACACATGAAGAACCACAACACCCGCTTCACTAAGCACAAGCTGATTGAGCCTGTGGCTAACCTGGAAGATAGAATGTGTCCGAAGCACGAGAGGCTCCTGGAGCTCTTCTGTAAGAAGgaccagatgtgtgtgtgtgtgctgtgcacCGAGACGGACCACAGAGCCCACTATACCGTCCCTGTGGAGAGGGAGTGGTCTGACAAGAAG GCTCAGGTGAAGAAGACAGAGATTGATGTACAGCAGATGATCCAGGACAGACTGAAGAAGGTGGAAGAGATCAAACAATCAGTGGAGCTGAATAAA TCCAGCGCCCAGAGGGAGATCGAGGACAGCAAGCAGATGTTCCAGGAGCTGATTCGCTCCATCCAGAGGACCCAGACTGAGCTGGTGCTGGCCATCGAGGAGaagcagagcgagacagagag GTGGTCCCAGGGCCTCTTAGGGGATCTGGAGCAGGAGatcactgagctacagaggaggaATAAAGACCTGGAACACCTCTCATGCACAGAAGACCACATCCACTTCCTACAG AGTTTCCCAGCCCTGTGCAGGCCTCCAGCCACTAAGGACTGGTCTGGGACCAGGGTTCACTCTGAAGTGTGTGTTGGGCTCATCAGAAGAGCAGTGTCGGAACTGGAAGAAACACTGgctaaagaaattgagaaactggTGGACACTG AGCTGAAGAGAATTCCAAAATACTCAG TTGACCTGACACTTGACCCGGACACAGCCAACCCGTGGCTCCAGCTCTCAGAGGATGGCCGACAGGTACGACACCTCGGGGCGTGGCAGGACCTTCCGGACGTCCCAGAGCGTTTTGACACCGTGGTCATCGTCCTGGGCTGTGAGGGCTTCAGCACCGGGCGGCACTACTGGGAGGTTCAGGTGGGAGACAAAGACGACTGGTACCTAGGCGTGGCCAAGGCATCGGTCAACAGGAAGGGCCGGATCGCCATCAGCTCCTCCCAGGGCTACTGGGCGCTGGCCATGAAGAAAGGTCAGGAGTATAGGGCCTCCACGACCCCGCCGTTAACGCTGACCCTTGACCCCAAGCCGAAGAGGGTCGGGGTGTACGTGGACTGTGAGGAGGGCCAGGTGTCATTTTACAATGTGAGGGAGAGGAGTCATATCTATACGTTCATGGAGGACAGCTTTAAGGAAAAGTTGTTTCCCTTCTTTTATTTGTACTGTTGTGATAAACAGTCGGATACCATAGTAATCTGTCCGGCCAATGAGAAGACTGAGATCAAGCAATGCTGA
- the LOC106577963 gene encoding E3 ubiquitin-protein ligase TRIM7 isoform X2 — MAYFAGNNGNLAEEQVHCSICLDVFTNPVSIPCGHNFCRCCILDYWKTTALFQCPMCKKTFFKRPDISINTVLREIAEQFKDIRVSNAVRLQQQELKEEHELQKKMEEQRKEQEEKKMEPETKKKEQQDLVQKQQKLLQELRLNQKMQKLQLQLTTSQEPEKVMDSKPEEKPKAPPALAPPSPPHTPWGEVSCDVCMGDRMKAVKSCLVCLTSYCEEHMKNHNTRFTKHKLIEPVANLEDRMCPKHERLLELFCKKDQMCVCVLCTETDHRAHYTVPVEREWSDKKAQVKKTEIDVQQMIQDRLKKVEEIKQSVELNKSSAQREIEDSKQMFQELIRSIQRTQTELVLAIEEKQSETERWSQGLLGDLEQEITELQRRNKDLEHLSCTEDHIHFLQSFPALCRPPATKDWSGTRVHSEVCVGLIRRAVSELEETLAKEIEKLVDTVDLTLDPDTANPWLQLSEDGRQVRHLGAWQDLPDVPERFDTVVIVLGCEGFSTGRHYWEVQVGDKDDWYLGVAKASVNRKGRIAISSSQGYWALAMKKGQEYRASTTPPLTLTLDPKPKRVGVYVDCEEGQVSFYNVRERSHIYTFMEDSFKEKLFPFFYLYCCDKQSDTIVICPANEKTEIKQC; from the exons ATGGCTTACTTTGCAGGAAATAATGGAAATCTGGCGGAGGAGCAGGTCCATTGTTCCATCTGTCTGGACGTGTTCACCAACCCTGTCTCCATCCCCTGTGGACATAACTTCTGCCGCTGCTGCATCCTAGACTACTGGAAGACCACCGCCCTGTTCCAATGCCCCATGTGCAAGAAGACCTTCTTCAAGAGGCCCGACATTAGCATCAACACCGTCCTGAGAGAGATTGCAGAGCAAttcaaggacatcagggttagcAATGCagtgcgtctccaacagcaggagctGAAAGAGGAACATGAGCTACAAAAGAAGATGGAGGAACAGAGAaaggagcaggaggagaaaaAGATGGAGCCGGAAACTAAGAAGAAAGAACAGCAGGATCTGGTTCAAAAGCAGCAGAAACTTCTTCAGGAGCTCAGGCTGAATCAAAAGATGCAGAAGCTACAACTGCAGCTAACGACCAGCCAGGAACCAGAGAAAGTAATGGATTCAAAACCAGAGGAAAAGCCAAAGGCACCACCAGCCCTTGCTCCGCCCTCTCCACCCCACACTCCCTGGGGCGAGGTTTCTTGTGATGTCTGCATGGGTGATCGCATGAAGGCGGTCAAGTCCTGCTTG GTGTGTCTGACGTCATACTGCGAGGAACACATGAAGAACCACAACACCCGCTTCACTAAGCACAAGCTGATTGAGCCTGTGGCTAACCTGGAAGATAGAATGTGTCCGAAGCACGAGAGGCTCCTGGAGCTCTTCTGTAAGAAGgaccagatgtgtgtgtgtgtgctgtgcacCGAGACGGACCACAGAGCCCACTATACCGTCCCTGTGGAGAGGGAGTGGTCTGACAAGAAG GCTCAGGTGAAGAAGACAGAGATTGATGTACAGCAGATGATCCAGGACAGACTGAAGAAGGTGGAAGAGATCAAACAATCAGTGGAGCTGAATAAA TCCAGCGCCCAGAGGGAGATCGAGGACAGCAAGCAGATGTTCCAGGAGCTGATTCGCTCCATCCAGAGGACCCAGACTGAGCTGGTGCTGGCCATCGAGGAGaagcagagcgagacagagag GTGGTCCCAGGGCCTCTTAGGGGATCTGGAGCAGGAGatcactgagctacagaggaggaATAAAGACCTGGAACACCTCTCATGCACAGAAGACCACATCCACTTCCTACAG AGTTTCCCAGCCCTGTGCAGGCCTCCAGCCACTAAGGACTGGTCTGGGACCAGGGTTCACTCTGAAGTGTGTGTTGGGCTCATCAGAAGAGCAGTGTCGGAACTGGAAGAAACACTGgctaaagaaattgagaaactggTGGACACTG TTGACCTGACACTTGACCCGGACACAGCCAACCCGTGGCTCCAGCTCTCAGAGGATGGCCGACAGGTACGACACCTCGGGGCGTGGCAGGACCTTCCGGACGTCCCAGAGCGTTTTGACACCGTGGTCATCGTCCTGGGCTGTGAGGGCTTCAGCACCGGGCGGCACTACTGGGAGGTTCAGGTGGGAGACAAAGACGACTGGTACCTAGGCGTGGCCAAGGCATCGGTCAACAGGAAGGGCCGGATCGCCATCAGCTCCTCCCAGGGCTACTGGGCGCTGGCCATGAAGAAAGGTCAGGAGTATAGGGCCTCCACGACCCCGCCGTTAACGCTGACCCTTGACCCCAAGCCGAAGAGGGTCGGGGTGTACGTGGACTGTGAGGAGGGCCAGGTGTCATTTTACAATGTGAGGGAGAGGAGTCATATCTATACGTTCATGGAGGACAGCTTTAAGGAAAAGTTGTTTCCCTTCTTTTATTTGTACTGTTGTGATAAACAGTCGGATACCATAGTAATCTGTCCGGCCAATGAGAAGACTGAGATCAAGCAATGCTGA
- the LOC106577967 gene encoding zinc-binding protein A33 has protein sequence MSSLNVDSSLLPEEQFLCSICWHVFTDPVTTPCGHTFCKTCISGHWDNSEICQCLKCQKRFYVRPEVSTNSVIEEISVHIKRRRIDIPECLAAPWEVACDVCSTMKLKALKSCLVCLTSYCEIHLEPHQRVVNLKRHKLIDPVENLEDRMCKKHERGLELFCRTDQTCVCVLCTETDHKCHNTVTIEEEGVKEKAELVSIMAEVQKMIQDRHAKMEEIKRSVVLSKKSTEKEVEDSEKLFTELLQSIKKRRTKLVKVIEERQKAAERRAEGLTQQLEQEITELQRRSTELQQLSHTEDHLHLLQSLPSLRTPLSTKKWSRVSVNTDLCVGTLRRALSQIEENIRGELKVLTEIELTRMQEFKDEVTLDPNTANRWLQLSEDGMQIKYAKTAQTVSDNPKRFDYYSAVLGEKGFISGRHYWEVQVGVSGRWEVGIAMRAVNRKKAVKKNSEHGFFVLSKSRYLGYEAGSSPPTTLNLNPIPRRVGVYVDYEKGQVSFYDVLAKSHLYSFLGLSFTGKLYPYFYLYSMKKKSESLVIYIDWIKKYKDHLRRLSNTAK, from the exons ATGTCATCACTGAATGTTGACAGCAGCCTTCTACCAGAAGAGCAGTTCCTGTGCTCTATCTGTTGGCATGTGTTCACTGATCCAGTTACCACTCCTTGTGGCCACACCTTCTGCAAAACCTGTATTAGTGGACACTGGGATAACAGTGAGATATGCCAGTGTCTAAAATGTCAGAAACGATTCTACGTGAGACCAGAGGTCTCCACCAACTCTGTGATAGAGGAGATATCAGTGCATATCAAGAGAAGAAGAATTGATATACCAGAATGCTTAGCTGCTCCTTGGGAGGTTGCTTGTGATGTTTGTTCCACAATGAAGCTCAAGGCTCTGAAGTCCTGCCTGGTGTGTCTGACCTCTTACTGTGAGATTCACCTGGAGCCTCATCAGAGAGTGGTGAATCTGAAGAGACACAAGCTGATCGACCCTGTGGAGAACTTGGAGGACAGGATGTGTAAGAAGCACGAAAGAGGCCTGGAGCTGTTCTGTAGAACTGatcagacatgtgtgtgtgttttgtgtactGAGACTGACCACAAGTGTCACAATACTGTAACCATTGAAGAGGAGGGAGTAAAAGAAAAG GCTGAGCTTGTGTCCATTATGGCAGAGGTGCAGAAAATGATTCAGGACAGACATGCAAAGATGGAGGAGATCAAACGCTCAGTGGTGCTCAGCAAA aAAAGTACTGAGAAAGAAGTGGAGGACAGTGAAAAGCTtttcactgaactgttacagtctATAAAAAAAAGGAGAACTAAGCTTGTCAAGGTAATAGAGGAGAGGCAAAAAGCAGCGGAGAGGAGAGCTGAAGGGCTCACCCAACAGTTGGAGCAGGAAatcactgaactacagaggagaAGTACTGAGCTgcagcagctctcacacactgaggaccacctccacctcctacaG AGTTTGCCGTCCCTTCGCACCCCTTTGTCTACTAAGAAATGGTCCAGGGTCAGTGTTAACACTGATCTGTGTGTGGGGACTTTGAGAAGAGCCTTGTCTCAAATTGAGGAAAACATAAGAGGAGAACTAAAAGTTCTTACAGAAATAG AACTCACAAGAATGCAAGAGTTCAAAG ATGAAGTCACTCTGGACCCCAACACTGCAAATCGTTGGCTACAGCTCTCTGAAGACGGAATGCAAATAAAGTATGCCAAAACAGCCCAGACAGTGTCTGACAATCCAAAGAGGTTTGACTACTACTCAGCGGTCTTAGGAGAGAAGGGCTTCATCTCTGGACGCCATTACTGGGAGGTCCAGGTGGGCGTGAGTGGGAGGTGGGAGGTCGGCATTGCCATGAGGGCCGTCAACCGGAAGAAGGCGGTTAAAAAGAACTCTGAACATGGCTTCTTTGTTCTGTCAAAGAGCAGATACTTGGGGTATGAGGCTGGTTCTTCACCCCCTACCACCCTCAATCTGAACCCCATACCGAGAAGAGTCGGTGTGTATGTTGATTACGAGAAAGGGCAGGTGTCTTTTTATGATGTGCTGGCAAAGTCACACCTCTACTCATTCCTTGGCCTGTCCTTCACCGGGAAACTTTACCCTTACTTTTACCTCTACAGCATGAAAAAGAAGTCTGAGTCGCTGGTCATTTACATCGATTGGATAAAGAAGTACAAAGACCATTTGAGGAGACTCTCCAATACCGCAAAGTGA
- the LOC106577966 gene encoding nuclear factor 7, brain, which translates to MSSLNIDSSLLPEEQLLCSICLHVFTDPVTTPCGHTFCKVCISGHWDNSEICQCLKCQKRFYVRPEISTNSVIEEISVHIKRRRLDVPECLAAPGEVACDVCSTRKTKALKSCLVCLTSYCETHLEPHQRVVNLKRHKLIDPVENLEDRMCKKHDRLLELFCRSDQTCVCQFCAETDHKSHDTVPIEDMGTHQKGELAAAKAEVEKMVQVRQKKVNEIKHSVELTRKSTNKDIEDSENLFTNLLRSVEERQTNLKQVMEAMQTAAEKRAEGLINDLEQEITELQRRSTELEQLSHTDDHLHFLQTYLTLRVPPSTKDFSEISVYSDLCVGIVRRAVSNLVEIFKRELKTLTDMELKRMRGFKEDVTLDSNTASRWICLFDGGKRIKHSKTSQIIISDSPDRFDIYPMVLGEKGFNSERHYWEVQVGLRNDWYVGVAKETVNRKEDVQINSAHGFFALGKDGFDYKVNSSPLKNLYLNPRPRKIGIYVDYERGQVSFYDVDEKSHIYSFTNQSFTEKLYPYFYVYSKARKSEALVISCMEDPSARYLSLLQAVSKAKE; encoded by the exons atgtcatcattgaatattgaCAGCAGCCTTCTACCAGAAGAGCAGTTACTGTGCTCTATCTGCTTGCATGTGTTCACTGATCCAGTTACCACGCCTTGTGGCCACACCTTCTGCAAAGTTTGTATTAGTGGACACTGGGATAACAGTGAGATATGCCAGTGTCTAAAATGTCAGAAACGATTCTATGTGAGACCAGAGATCTCCACCAACTCTGTGATAGAAGAGATCTCTGTACATATCAAGAGAAGAAGACTTGATGTACCAGAATGCTTAGCTGCTCCTGGGGAGGTTGCTTGTGATGTTTGTTCTACAAGAAAGACCAAGGCCCTGAAGTCCTGCCTGGTGTGTCTcacctcttactgtgagactcacctggagCCTCATCAGAGAGTGGTGAATCTGAAGAGACACAAGCTGATCGACCCTGTGGAGAACCTGGAGGACAGGATGTGCAAGAAGCATGATAGGCTGCTGGAGCTGTTCTGTAGGAGCGACCAGACATGTGTGTGTCAGTTTTGTGCTGAGACAGACCACAAGTCTCACGATACTGTGCCCATTGAAGACATGGGAACACACCAGAAG GGTGAGCTTGCGGCCGCTAAAGCAGAGGTTGAAAAGATGGTCCAGGTGAGACAGAAGAAGGTGAATGAAATCAAACACTCCGTGGAGCTCACTAGG AAAAGTACAAACAAAGATATTGAGGACAGTGAGAATCTCTTCACCAATCTGTTGCGTTCGGTTGAAGAAAGACAAACCAATCTAAAGCAGGTGATGGAGGCGATGCAAACAGCAGCAGAAAAAAGGGCTGAAGGGCTCATCAATGACCTGGAGCAGGAAAtcactgagttacagaggagaagCACTGAgttggagcagctctcacacactgaTGATCACCTCCACTTCCTACAG ACTTACCTGACCCTACGTGTCCCTCCATCCACCAAGGACTTTTCTGAGATCAGTGTGTACTCAGATCTGTGTGTTGGGATAGTGAGGAGAGCTGTGTCCAATCTGGTGGAGATATTCAAGAGAGAACTGAAAACGCTAACAGACATGG AACTGAAGAGAATGAGGGGGTTTAAAG AGGACGTCACCCTGGACTCGAACACAGCAAGTCGTTGGATATGCCTGTTTGATGGTGGCAAACGCATCAAACACTCTAAAACATCCCAGATCATCATATCTGACAGCCCAGACAGGTTCGACATCTACCCCATGGTTTTAGGAGAGAAAGGCTTCAACTCTGAACGCCATTACTGGGAGGTTCAGGTGGGCCTAAGAAATGACTGGTATGTAGGTGTTGCCAAGGAAACAGTAAACAGGAAGGAAGATGTCCAAATTAACTCAGCGCATGGGTTCTTTGCGCTGGGAAAAGATGGATTTGATTATAAGGTTAATTCCTCCCCCCTTAAGAATCTTTATCTGAACCCCAGGCCTAGAAAAATTGGGATCTATGTGGACTATGAGAGGGGTCAGGTCTCCTTCTACGACGTGGATGAAAAATCTCACATCTACTCTTTCACAAACCAGTCTTTCACTGAGAAACTCTACCCTTACTTTTACGTGTATAGCAAGGCCAGAAAGTCAGAGGCATTGGTCATTTCCTGCATGGAG